Proteins encoded in a region of the Raphanus sativus cultivar WK10039 chromosome 8, ASM80110v3, whole genome shotgun sequence genome:
- the LOC108822844 gene encoding DDT domain-containing protein DDR4 isoform X2 has protein sequence MGSSSDIIPDQSPLNHDVSGIPAGDLSPVADTKTPAEDTTTPLRRTRPSRACTVRTQQRLQEQRAAERKLKPAKKECKRKEEVVVVVDNDDQDEDEEEDDDGDESQMQQCVGGRSSAKSKIVTSLVPPPEPSQMPRWNLRSMWELASVLNFLHVFRPLLKINVEFSAEEFETALLNPNDTLSDIHIPLLKAIPPVTRMALTRDTWVTVLCRKIRDCWHWVAEGDLPIVASQGRETEVYKSFDPAVRVVILKALCDIRVEQEDIRSYIDHSLKTGVHLSAFRKDRVGGDSHGVNFWYEDDPLVGHRLYREIRKAEVVKAKTKGSKIPPNVTFQWEAVATNFDEFQDVSEKLNSSSSRIENFLGKKLTRDMLPEIEKEHKRKEKLLKKQHRQALLLDNCLVVDGLGAGRSLRDRKPVRYTFDDYDQSINEAIKITKMKHPSPESILHRRESARLDALENGRSTSSIHPTEPVNDTACARSSDFADNDALDEQRDESLDRRRRQRSQRYSATDFVETVSDNEVEFESDDDIVGEAVYDEEYMRKRKQRKFSSGSEGEEGGDKGDKGDEEYKWDEDNAEYEEEEEEEEEDSLSDSEEDSDEPRRVKKMPRRETKSRSRSKDFRPGLRRSKRATRIDYQQYELSESDKEATGAAKSKRLVEPDEHSDETGNGNFTMESEDSEENANDPETKSSEEEKPREVNDYAETANGTENNQLSKSNGTDQEEVEGVVGKRRFLDLNELAPVSGFDDGPSAVLKEDGKADNS, from the exons ATGGGATCCTCCTCCGACATCATCCCTGACCAATCTCCCCTCAACCACGACGTCTCCGGCATCCCCGCCGGCGATCTTTCTCCGGTCGCCGATACCAAAACTCCCGCGGAGGACACCACCACGCCGCTCAGGAGAACGAGGCCTTCGCGCGCTTGCACTGTTCGGACGCAGCAGCGGCTCCAGGAGCAGCGAGCGGCGGAGAGGAAGCTCAAACCGGCTAAGAAGGAGTGTAAACGGAAGGAAGAGGTGGTTGTGGTGGTAGACAACGACGATCAagatgaggatgaggaggaagatgatgatggtgatgagaGTCAGATGCAGCAATGCGTTGGAGGAAGAAGCTCAGCGAAAAGCAAGATCGTTACTTCGCTTGTCCCGCCACCGGAGCCTTCGCAGATGCCGCGGTGGAATCTTAGGTCTATGTGGGAGCTTGCTTCCGTCCTCAACTTCTTGCAT GTTTTTAGACCACTTTTGAAAATCAATGTGGAGTTTTCAGCGGAGGAGTTTGAGACGGCTTTGCTGAATCCTAACGATACTTTAAGTGATATTCATATTCCTCTCTTAAAG GCCATTCCTCCTGTAACTCGAATGGCTCTCACACGTGATACCTGGGTTACTGTCTTGTGCAGAAAAATTAGAGATTGCTGGCATTGG GTCGCAGAAGGGGACCTTCCTATTGTTGCCTCGCAAGG GCGGGAGACGGAAGTGTACAAATCTTTTGATCCAGCTGTTCGTGTGGTGATTTTGAAAGCTTTATGTGATATTCGTGTTGAG CAAGAGGATATCAGGAGCTACATTGACCACTCTCTTAAAACTGGTGTTCATCTGTCAGCTTTTCGCAAAGATCGCGTTGGGGGTGATTCACATGGAGTTAATTTTTG GTATGAGGATGATCCCTTAGTTGGTCACCGTTTATATCGGGAAATAAGGAAGGCAGAGGTGGTTAAGGCCAAAACTAAGGGTTCCAAGATTCCTCCTAACGTAACTTTCCAATGGGAAGCTGTTGCCACTAATTTCGACGAATTCCAGGATGTTTCT GAAAAGCTTAATTCAAGTAGTAGTAGAATTGAAAATTTTCTAGGGAAGAAGTTAACGAGAGATATGCTTCCCGAGATTGAAAAAGAACACAAG AGGAAAGAAAAATTGTTGAAAAAGCAACATAGACAGGCTCTCCTCCTCGATAACTGTTTGGTTGTTGATGGTCTTGGTGCTGGCCGTTCTCTCCGTGATAGGAAGCCAGTTAGATACACTTTTG ATGATTATGATCAGTCGATAAATGAAGCTATCAAGATAACAAA GATGAAACATCCATCACCAGAATCTATTCTTCACAGAAGAGAATCAGCCAGATTGGACGCTCTTGAGAATGGCAGATCGACAAGCTCAATCCACCCTACTGAGCCTGTGAACGATACAGCATGTGCCAGATCTTCTGATTTTGCTGACAATGATGCGCTCGATGAGCAGAGAGATGAGTCCTTGGACAGAAG GCGCAGACAACGGTCCCAGCGGTATTCAGCAACAGACTTCGTTGAAACTGTTTCAGACAATGAAGTAGAATTTGAAAGCGATGATGACATTGTTGGGGAAGCAGTTTATGATGAAGAATATATGAGGAAGCGTAAACAGAGGAAGTTTTCTAGTGGTTCTGAGGGAGAGGAAGGGGGAGATAAAGGAGATAAAGGAGATGAAGAGTACAAATGGGATGAAGACAATGCTGAgtacgaggaagaagaagaagaggaggaagaagattcTCTAAGTGATAGCGAAGAAGATAGTGATGAACCCCGAAGGGTTAAGAAAATGCCACGGCGAGAAACTAAGTCAAGATCAAGGTCAAAGGATTTCCGACCTGGCCTGAGACGTAGCAAAAGAGCCACAAGAATCGATTACCAACAATATGAGCTCTCAGAATCAGACAAAGAAGCAACTGGAGCGGCTAAAAGTAAGCGATTGGTTGAGCCAGATGAACATTCGGATGAAACAGGGAACGGGAATTTCACTATGGAAAGCGAAGACTCTGAAGAAAATGCAAATGACCCTGAAACAAAGTCTTCTGAAGAAGAAAAGCCCAGAGAGGTCAATGACTATGCCGAGACGGCAAATGGTACCGAGAATAATCAACTTAGCAAATCAAACGGCACAGACCAAGAAGAAGTTGAGGGTGTAGTAGGTAAAAGGCGTTTCCTCGACCTAAACGAGCTTGCTCCAGTATCTGGTTTTGATGATGGTCCAAGTGCAGTATTGAAGGAAGATGGTAAGGCAGACAATTCATAA
- the LOC108822844 gene encoding DDT domain-containing protein DDR4 isoform X1: MGSSSDIIPDQSPLNHDVSGIPAGDLSPVADTKTPAEDTTTPLRRTRPSRACTVRTQQRLQEQRAAERKLKPAKKECKRKEEVVVVVDNDDQDEDEEEDDDGDESQMQQCVGGRSSAKSKIVTSLVPPPEPSQMPRWNLRSMWELASVLNFLHVFRPLLKINVEFSAEEFETALLNPNDTLSDIHIPLLKAIPPVTRMALTRDTWVTVLCRKIRDCWHWVAEGDLPIVASQGRETEVYKSFDPAVRVVILKALCDIRVEQEDIRSYIDHSLKTGVHLSAFRKDRVGGDSHGVNFWYEDDPLVGHRLYREIRKAEVVKAKTKGSKIPPNVTFQWEAVATNFDEFQDVSEKLNSSSSRIENFLGKKLTRDMLPEIEKEHKRKEKLLKKQHRQALLLDNCLVVDGLGAGRSLRDRKPVRYTFDDYDQSINEAIKITKMKHPSPESILHRRESARLDALENGRSTSSIHPTEPVNDTACARSSDFADNDALDEQRDESLDRSNRRRQRSQRYSATDFVETVSDNEVEFESDDDIVGEAVYDEEYMRKRKQRKFSSGSEGEEGGDKGDKGDEEYKWDEDNAEYEEEEEEEEEDSLSDSEEDSDEPRRVKKMPRRETKSRSRSKDFRPGLRRSKRATRIDYQQYELSESDKEATGAAKSKRLVEPDEHSDETGNGNFTMESEDSEENANDPETKSSEEEKPREVNDYAETANGTENNQLSKSNGTDQEEVEGVVGKRRFLDLNELAPVSGFDDGPSAVLKEDGKADNS, from the exons ATGGGATCCTCCTCCGACATCATCCCTGACCAATCTCCCCTCAACCACGACGTCTCCGGCATCCCCGCCGGCGATCTTTCTCCGGTCGCCGATACCAAAACTCCCGCGGAGGACACCACCACGCCGCTCAGGAGAACGAGGCCTTCGCGCGCTTGCACTGTTCGGACGCAGCAGCGGCTCCAGGAGCAGCGAGCGGCGGAGAGGAAGCTCAAACCGGCTAAGAAGGAGTGTAAACGGAAGGAAGAGGTGGTTGTGGTGGTAGACAACGACGATCAagatgaggatgaggaggaagatgatgatggtgatgagaGTCAGATGCAGCAATGCGTTGGAGGAAGAAGCTCAGCGAAAAGCAAGATCGTTACTTCGCTTGTCCCGCCACCGGAGCCTTCGCAGATGCCGCGGTGGAATCTTAGGTCTATGTGGGAGCTTGCTTCCGTCCTCAACTTCTTGCAT GTTTTTAGACCACTTTTGAAAATCAATGTGGAGTTTTCAGCGGAGGAGTTTGAGACGGCTTTGCTGAATCCTAACGATACTTTAAGTGATATTCATATTCCTCTCTTAAAG GCCATTCCTCCTGTAACTCGAATGGCTCTCACACGTGATACCTGGGTTACTGTCTTGTGCAGAAAAATTAGAGATTGCTGGCATTGG GTCGCAGAAGGGGACCTTCCTATTGTTGCCTCGCAAGG GCGGGAGACGGAAGTGTACAAATCTTTTGATCCAGCTGTTCGTGTGGTGATTTTGAAAGCTTTATGTGATATTCGTGTTGAG CAAGAGGATATCAGGAGCTACATTGACCACTCTCTTAAAACTGGTGTTCATCTGTCAGCTTTTCGCAAAGATCGCGTTGGGGGTGATTCACATGGAGTTAATTTTTG GTATGAGGATGATCCCTTAGTTGGTCACCGTTTATATCGGGAAATAAGGAAGGCAGAGGTGGTTAAGGCCAAAACTAAGGGTTCCAAGATTCCTCCTAACGTAACTTTCCAATGGGAAGCTGTTGCCACTAATTTCGACGAATTCCAGGATGTTTCT GAAAAGCTTAATTCAAGTAGTAGTAGAATTGAAAATTTTCTAGGGAAGAAGTTAACGAGAGATATGCTTCCCGAGATTGAAAAAGAACACAAG AGGAAAGAAAAATTGTTGAAAAAGCAACATAGACAGGCTCTCCTCCTCGATAACTGTTTGGTTGTTGATGGTCTTGGTGCTGGCCGTTCTCTCCGTGATAGGAAGCCAGTTAGATACACTTTTG ATGATTATGATCAGTCGATAAATGAAGCTATCAAGATAACAAA GATGAAACATCCATCACCAGAATCTATTCTTCACAGAAGAGAATCAGCCAGATTGGACGCTCTTGAGAATGGCAGATCGACAAGCTCAATCCACCCTACTGAGCCTGTGAACGATACAGCATGTGCCAGATCTTCTGATTTTGCTGACAATGATGCGCTCGATGAGCAGAGAGATGAGTCCTTGGACAGAAG TAACAGGCGCAGACAACGGTCCCAGCGGTATTCAGCAACAGACTTCGTTGAAACTGTTTCAGACAATGAAGTAGAATTTGAAAGCGATGATGACATTGTTGGGGAAGCAGTTTATGATGAAGAATATATGAGGAAGCGTAAACAGAGGAAGTTTTCTAGTGGTTCTGAGGGAGAGGAAGGGGGAGATAAAGGAGATAAAGGAGATGAAGAGTACAAATGGGATGAAGACAATGCTGAgtacgaggaagaagaagaagaggaggaagaagattcTCTAAGTGATAGCGAAGAAGATAGTGATGAACCCCGAAGGGTTAAGAAAATGCCACGGCGAGAAACTAAGTCAAGATCAAGGTCAAAGGATTTCCGACCTGGCCTGAGACGTAGCAAAAGAGCCACAAGAATCGATTACCAACAATATGAGCTCTCAGAATCAGACAAAGAAGCAACTGGAGCGGCTAAAAGTAAGCGATTGGTTGAGCCAGATGAACATTCGGATGAAACAGGGAACGGGAATTTCACTATGGAAAGCGAAGACTCTGAAGAAAATGCAAATGACCCTGAAACAAAGTCTTCTGAAGAAGAAAAGCCCAGAGAGGTCAATGACTATGCCGAGACGGCAAATGGTACCGAGAATAATCAACTTAGCAAATCAAACGGCACAGACCAAGAAGAAGTTGAGGGTGTAGTAGGTAAAAGGCGTTTCCTCGACCTAAACGAGCTTGCTCCAGTATCTGGTTTTGATGATGGTCCAAGTGCAGTATTGAAGGAAGATGGTAAGGCAGACAATTCATAA
- the LOC108821110 gene encoding transcription factor MYB35: MVKSCSSKSKNPWTDEDNAPQKFTFASASKNGSTPKKIGLRRCGKSCRVRKTENAGAKHESFTPEEEDLIIKMHAAMGSRWPLIAQHLPGKTEEEVKMVWNTKLKKKLSQMGIDHVTHRPFSHVLAEYGNINGGGTLNPNPMNQTGSLGPNPSLNEDSHNQQQQPDDSGDLMFHLQAIKLMTESSNQVKPESTFMYASSSSSNSSPPLFSSTCSTIAQESSEVNFTWSDFLLDQETFSENQQQNYPDQELDNLFGNEFSEAEAVATMANTATAASQMEEESLSNGFVESIIAKEKELFLGFPSYLEQPFRF, from the exons ATGGTAAAATCTTGCTCTTCCAAATCAAAGAATCCTTGGACTGATGAAGACAACGCCCCCCAGAAGTTTACATTTGCATCTGCGTCCAAGAACGGATCCACTCCTAAGAAAATAG GACTTCGGAGATGTGGGAAGAGTTGCAGAGTGAGAAAGACTGAGAATGCAGGAGCTAAGCATGAGAGCTTCActcctgaagaagaagatcttATCATCAAGATGCATGCGGCAATGGGAAGCAG ATGGCCACTCATTGCACAACATTTACCAGGAAAGAcagaagaagaagtgaagatGGTTTGGAAcacaaaactaaaaaagaaaCTGTCTCAAATGGGAATAGATCATGTCACTCACCGTCCTTTTTCTCATGTTCTTGCTGAATACGGCAACATCAACGGTGGTGgtaccctaaaccctaatcccaTGAACCAAACCGGTTCCCTTGGACCTAATCCCTCCCTCAACGAAGATTCTCataaccaacaacaacaacctgaTGATTCAGGAGATCTCATGTTTCATCTACAAGCAATCAAGCTTATGACTGAGTCATCAAACCAAGTCAAGCCAGAGTCCACGTTTATGTAcgcctcttcctcttcttctaacTCGTCTCCTCCATTGTTCTCTTCAACTTGTTCTACCATAGCTCAGGAGAGCTCAGAGGTTAACTTCACCTGGTCTGACTTTCTTCTTGACCAAGAAACCTTCAGTGAAAACCAACAGCAGAACTATCCTGATCAAGAACTAGACAACTTGTTTGGGAATGAGTTCTCTGAGGCAGAAGCTGTAGCTACGATGGCTAATACAGCAACTGCAGCTTCTCAAATGGAAGAAGAATCTCTAAGCAATGGGTTCGTTGAGTCGATTATAGCTAAAGAAAAAGAGTTGTTCTTGGGATTTCCAAGCTATTTGGAGCAGCCTTTCCGATTCTAg
- the LOC108823010 gene encoding transcription factor MYB1R1, producing MAAVSSSSETGGGGGGTGTAEKGEIMLFGVRVVVDPMRKCVSLNNLSDYEKSSPDEEIPKIGDGEADVTAAAAGYASANDAVQIPSSGNRERKRGIAWTEDEHKRFLLGLKKVGKGDWKGISRNFVKSRTPTQVASHAQKYFLRRTNLNRRRRRSSLFDITTETVTGMHMEQDQGHHPQDVSSLPETNICSGQQAMQVFTQVAVVPTRTENAPQIVPVTFQANPPFNLNTDAAEVPAPLSLNLSLSFNNLNEQSNSRHSAFTMMPSFSDGDSNSIRVA from the exons ATGGCCGCCGTGAGTAGCTCGTCGGAGACaggaggcggtggtggtggcACCGGCACCGCGGAGAAGGGAGAGATCATGCTGTTCGGAGTCAGAGTCGTTGTCGATCCGATGAGGAAGTGTGTGAGTTTGAACAATCTCTCTGATTACGAGAAGTCTTCACCCGATGAGGAGATCCCCAAGATCGGAGATGGAGAAGCTGATGTGACAGCCGCCGCCGCCGGATACGCCTCCGCCAATGACGCCGTCCAGATTCCGTCGTCCGGAAACCGCGAGAGGAAACGAG GAATAGCATGGACTGAAGATGAGCACAAGAGGTTCTTGCTTGGTCTGAAAAAAGTAGGCAAAGGAGATTGGAAAGGGATCTCTAGAAACTTTGTCAAGAGCAGGACGCCTACTCAGGTAGCTAGTCACGCTCAGAAATACTTCCTCCGCCGGACTAACCTCAACCGTCGCCGGAGAAGATCTAGCCTTTTCGACATCACAACCGAGACC GTCACAGGAATGCACATGGAGCAAGATCAGGGGCATCATCCTCAGGACGTCTCATCACTACCTGAAACTAACATCTGCTCTGGACAACAAGCTATGCAAGTTTTTACTCAAGTTGCGGTGGTGCCGACAAGAACTGAGAACGCACCACAGATTGTCCCAGTAACCTTCCAAGCAAATCCTCCGTTCAATCTAAACACAGATGCTGCGGAGGTTCCTGCTCCGCTTTCTCTCAACCTTTCTCTGTCTTTTAATAACCTCAACGAACAGTCCAACTCAAGACATTCGGCTTTCACCATGATGCCAAGCTTCAGTGATGGAGATAGCAATAGCATCAGAGTTGCTTAG
- the LOC108820812 gene encoding uncharacterized protein LOC108820812 isoform X2, protein MTDPERLTALKKAYADTILNTAKEAAARVMVSERRARGFQQELVAVRDEALRTCLRLKQMYDSKVKEAEMMSLSKQQKIEELEAQLGEAEDIVGELRMELRESRYQLERLANSRQSQSDEENKPSEVVSLACEDSSNRERTVAASGVKPRLGDRDNSINRCSSYKENKDPCHHALPSILSRRRDGGDCLDLESLTSSKTEARKEEEEKENDMELFSASVTPSEKQCAQFTVKRKRKNDARSGSSSPEGGGGSSSSSSEEDESRNRRQKTGEKDTGYLDSFNTESSSRDSRRVAQVARQLLPFTEKKVLQENQSDDVS, encoded by the exons ATGACTGACCCAGAG AGATTAACCGCATTGAAGAAGGCTTATGCCGATACGATACTGAACACGGCCAAGGAAGCTGCGGCACGTGTGATGGTTTCCGAGAGGAGAGCGCGTGGGTTTCAGCAAGAGCTTGTTGCTGTTAGAGACGAGGCTCTCCGTACCTGTCTTAGGCTTAAACAGATGTATGATTCCAAG GTTAAAGAGGCGGAAATGATGTCTTTAAGCAAGCAGCAAAAGATTGAAGAGCTCGAAGCTCAACTCGGAGAAGCTGAAGATATAGTTGGAGAGCTAAGGATGGAGCTGCGAGAGTCTCGTTACCAGCTCGAGAGATTGGCAAATAGTCGTCAAAGTCAAAGCGACGAGGAAAACAAGCCGAGCGAAGTGGTTTCTTTAGCGTGTGAGGACTCTAGTAACCGCGAGAGAACAGTAGCGGCTAGTGGGGTCAAACCACGTTTGGGTGACAGAGACAACAGTATCAACAGGTGTTCTTCTTATAAAGAGAATAAAGATCCTTGCCACCATGCTCTTCCGTCCATACTAAGTAGACGCAGAGACGGTGGAGATTGTCTTGATTTGGAATCGTTGACGTCATCCAAAACAGAAGcaagaaaagaggaagaagagaaggagaatGATATGGAGCTATTCAGTGCATCTGTGACGCCTTCTGAGAAACAGTGTGCCCAGTTCACAGTCAAGAGAAAGCGTAAGAATGATGCAAGAAGCGGAAGCAGTAGCcctgaaggaggaggaggaagctcctcctcctcctcggaAGAAGATGAGAGCAGAAACAGAAGACAAAAGACTGGAGAGAAAGACACCGGGTACTTGGACTCCTTCAACACTGAATCATCATCTCGTGATAGTCGTCGTGTTGCTCAGGTCGCTCGTCAG CTTTTACCATTCACAGAGAAGAAGGTGTTGCAGGAGAACCAAAGTGATGATGTTTCTTGA
- the LOC108820812 gene encoding uncharacterized protein LOC108820812 isoform X1, translating into MTDPEQRLTALKKAYADTILNTAKEAAARVMVSERRARGFQQELVAVRDEALRTCLRLKQMYDSKVKEAEMMSLSKQQKIEELEAQLGEAEDIVGELRMELRESRYQLERLANSRQSQSDEENKPSEVVSLACEDSSNRERTVAASGVKPRLGDRDNSINRCSSYKENKDPCHHALPSILSRRRDGGDCLDLESLTSSKTEARKEEEEKENDMELFSASVTPSEKQCAQFTVKRKRKNDARSGSSSPEGGGGSSSSSSEEDESRNRRQKTGEKDTGYLDSFNTESSSRDSRRVAQVARQLLPFTEKKVLQENQSDDVS; encoded by the exons ATGACTGACCCAGAG caGAGATTAACCGCATTGAAGAAGGCTTATGCCGATACGATACTGAACACGGCCAAGGAAGCTGCGGCACGTGTGATGGTTTCCGAGAGGAGAGCGCGTGGGTTTCAGCAAGAGCTTGTTGCTGTTAGAGACGAGGCTCTCCGTACCTGTCTTAGGCTTAAACAGATGTATGATTCCAAG GTTAAAGAGGCGGAAATGATGTCTTTAAGCAAGCAGCAAAAGATTGAAGAGCTCGAAGCTCAACTCGGAGAAGCTGAAGATATAGTTGGAGAGCTAAGGATGGAGCTGCGAGAGTCTCGTTACCAGCTCGAGAGATTGGCAAATAGTCGTCAAAGTCAAAGCGACGAGGAAAACAAGCCGAGCGAAGTGGTTTCTTTAGCGTGTGAGGACTCTAGTAACCGCGAGAGAACAGTAGCGGCTAGTGGGGTCAAACCACGTTTGGGTGACAGAGACAACAGTATCAACAGGTGTTCTTCTTATAAAGAGAATAAAGATCCTTGCCACCATGCTCTTCCGTCCATACTAAGTAGACGCAGAGACGGTGGAGATTGTCTTGATTTGGAATCGTTGACGTCATCCAAAACAGAAGcaagaaaagaggaagaagagaaggagaatGATATGGAGCTATTCAGTGCATCTGTGACGCCTTCTGAGAAACAGTGTGCCCAGTTCACAGTCAAGAGAAAGCGTAAGAATGATGCAAGAAGCGGAAGCAGTAGCcctgaaggaggaggaggaagctcctcctcctcctcggaAGAAGATGAGAGCAGAAACAGAAGACAAAAGACTGGAGAGAAAGACACCGGGTACTTGGACTCCTTCAACACTGAATCATCATCTCGTGATAGTCGTCGTGTTGCTCAGGTCGCTCGTCAG CTTTTACCATTCACAGAGAAGAAGGTGTTGCAGGAGAACCAAAGTGATGATGTTTCTTGA